The following proteins are encoded in a genomic region of Vibrio tasmaniensis:
- the nqrF gene encoding NADH:ubiquinone reductase (Na(+)-transporting) subunit F — MQSIILGVAMFTIIVLALVLVILFAKSKLVPSGDITIAVNGDPEKAIVTQPGSKLLGALAGAGIFVSSACGGGGSCGQCRVKVKSGGGDILPTELDHITKGEAREGERLACQVAMKTDMEIELDEDIFGVKKWECTVISNDNEATFIKELALAIPEGEEVPFRAGGYIQIEAEPHHVKYADYDIPEEYRGDWDKFNLFRYESIVKEHSIRAYSMASYPEEKGIIKLNVRIATPPPNNPDVAPGVMSSYIWSLKEGDKCTISGPFGEFFAKDTDNEMVFIGGGAGMAPMRSHIFDQLKRLNSTRKMSYWYGARSKREMFYIEDFDGLAAANENFVWHCALSDPQPEDNWDGYTGFIHNVLYENYLKDHEAPEDCEYYMCGPPMMNAAVIGMLKDLGVEDENILLDDFGG; from the coding sequence ATGCAAAGCATTATTCTTGGCGTAGCGATGTTTACCATTATTGTATTGGCTCTAGTACTAGTGATTCTTTTCGCTAAGTCTAAGCTAGTACCATCAGGTGACATCACTATTGCTGTAAACGGCGACCCTGAAAAGGCGATCGTTACTCAACCTGGTAGCAAGCTACTTGGTGCCCTAGCTGGCGCTGGTATCTTCGTATCGTCTGCTTGTGGTGGCGGTGGCTCTTGTGGTCAGTGTCGTGTAAAAGTTAAGTCTGGTGGTGGCGACATCCTACCAACTGAACTTGATCACATCACCAAAGGCGAAGCTCGCGAAGGCGAACGTCTTGCATGTCAAGTTGCTATGAAAACTGACATGGAGATTGAACTAGACGAAGACATCTTTGGTGTTAAGAAGTGGGAATGTACAGTTATCTCTAATGATAACGAAGCTACTTTCATCAAAGAGCTAGCACTTGCTATCCCTGAAGGTGAAGAAGTACCGTTCCGCGCGGGTGGTTATATTCAGATTGAAGCTGAACCACATCACGTGAAATACGCAGATTACGATATTCCTGAAGAATACCGTGGTGACTGGGATAAGTTCAACTTGTTCCGTTACGAGTCTATCGTTAAAGAGCATTCGATTCGTGCTTACTCTATGGCTTCATACCCAGAAGAGAAAGGCATCATCAAGCTTAACGTGCGTATCGCAACTCCGCCGCCAAACAACCCTGATGTTGCTCCAGGTGTGATGTCTTCATACATCTGGTCTCTTAAAGAAGGCGACAAATGTACTATTTCTGGTCCATTTGGTGAGTTCTTTGCTAAAGACACAGACAATGAAATGGTATTCATCGGTGGTGGTGCAGGTATGGCGCCAATGCGTTCACATATCTTCGACCAACTTAAGCGTCTTAACTCTACTCGTAAGATGTCTTACTGGTACGGTGCACGTTCTAAGCGTGAGATGTTCTACATTGAAGACTTCGACGGCCTAGCGGCTGCAAACGAGAACTTCGTGTGGCACTGTGCACTGTCTGATCCTCAACCAGAGGATAACTGGGACGGTTACACAGGTTTCATCCACAACGTATTGTACGAAAACTACCTGAAGGATCACGAAGCTCCTGAAGACTGTGAGTACTACATGTGTGGTCCACCAATGATGAACGCGGCTGTTATCGGCATGCTTAAAGATCTTGGTGTAGAGGATGAAAACATTCTACTAGATGACTTCGGTGGTTAA
- the nqrE gene encoding NADH:ubiquinone reductase (Na(+)-transporting) subunit E, with protein sequence MEHYISLLVKSIFIENMALSFFLGMCTFLAVSKKVKTSFGLGVAVVVVLTIAVPVNNLVYTHILKENALVAGVDLSFLNFIAFIGVIAALVQILEMVLDRFFPPLYNALGIFLPLITVNCAIFGGVSFMVTRDYNFAESVVYGFGSGVGWMLAIVALAGIREKMKYSDVPPGLRGLGITFITVGLMALGFMSFSGVQL encoded by the coding sequence ATGGAACATTATATTAGTCTGCTAGTTAAATCGATTTTCATCGAAAACATGGCGCTTTCTTTCTTCCTAGGTATGTGTACATTCCTAGCGGTTTCTAAGAAAGTTAAAACTTCTTTTGGTCTTGGTGTTGCGGTAGTTGTAGTACTTACAATCGCTGTTCCTGTAAACAACCTTGTTTACACACACATCCTAAAAGAAAATGCACTTGTTGCCGGTGTCGATTTAAGTTTCCTTAACTTCATCGCATTCATCGGTGTTATCGCTGCACTTGTACAAATCCTAGAGATGGTTCTAGACCGTTTCTTCCCACCTTTGTACAACGCACTAGGTATCTTCCTTCCATTGATCACAGTTAACTGTGCAATCTTTGGTGGTGTATCTTTCATGGTAACTCGTGACTACAACTTTGCTGAATCTGTTGTTTACGGCTTCGGTTCTGGTGTGGGTTGGATGTTAGCTATCGTTGCTCTTGCGGGTATCCGTGAGAAGATGAAGTACTCTGACGTACCTCCAGGTCTACGTGGCCTTGGTATCACGTTCATTACTGTTGGTCTGATGGCGTTAGGCTTTATGTCTTTCTCTGGTGTTCAACTGTAG
- a CDS encoding NADH:ubiquinone reductase (Na(+)-transporting) subunit D has protein sequence MSSAKEIKKSILAPVLDNNPIALQVLGVCSALAVTTKLETAFVMTIAVMFVTALSNFFVSLIRNHIPNSVRIIVQMAIIASLVIVVDQVLKAYLYDISKQLSVFVGLIITNCIVMGRAEAFAMKSAPIPSFIDGLGNGLGYGFVLITVGFFRELLGSGKLFGMEVLPLVSNGGWYQPNGLMLLAPSAFFLIGFLIWAIRVFKPEQVEAKG, from the coding sequence ATGTCTAGTGCAAAAGAAATTAAAAAGAGCATCTTAGCGCCTGTGTTGGATAACAACCCAATCGCGCTACAGGTTCTTGGTGTGTGTTCTGCTCTTGCGGTAACCACTAAGCTAGAAACAGCATTTGTTATGACTATCGCGGTAATGTTCGTTACTGCCCTGTCTAACTTCTTCGTTTCTTTAATCCGTAACCACATTCCTAACAGTGTGCGTATCATCGTTCAGATGGCAATTATCGCATCATTAGTAATCGTGGTAGACCAAGTGCTTAAAGCATACCTATACGATATCTCTAAGCAGCTATCTGTATTCGTTGGCCTAATCATTACAAACTGTATTGTAATGGGTCGTGCTGAAGCATTCGCAATGAAGTCTGCGCCAATCCCATCTTTCATCGATGGTCTTGGTAACGGTCTTGGTTACGGTTTCGTTCTTATCACTGTTGGTTTCTTCCGTGAGCTTCTAGGCTCTGGCAAACTATTTGGTATGGAAGTACTACCTCTAGTGAGCAACGGTGGTTGGTATCAGCCAAACGGCTTGATGCTTCTAGCACCTTCTGCATTCTTCCTAATTGGTTTCTTGATTTGGGCAATTCGTGTGTTCAAACCAGAACAAGTAGAAGCGAAGGGGTAA
- a CDS encoding Na(+)-translocating NADH-quinone reductase subunit C: MASNNDSIKKTLFVVIALSLVCSIIVSTAAVVLKPKQQANAVLDQQTKILEVAGIELAGNIPALYAENIEPRLVDFATGDFVDGDAAAYDQRKAAKDPAQSIKLSAEDDIAKIIRRANTGTVYLVKDGAETSKVIIPVHGNGLWSMMYAFVAVETDGNTVSGITYYEQGETPGLGGEVENPTWRAQFVGKKLFDENHKPAIQVVKGGAPQGSEHGVDGLSGATLTSVGVQHTFDFWLGDMGFGPFLAKVRDGGLN, translated from the coding sequence ATGGCAAGTAATAACGATAGCATTAAAAAGACGCTGTTTGTTGTTATCGCATTGAGCCTAGTGTGCTCAATCATCGTTTCAACAGCTGCAGTTGTTCTTAAACCTAAGCAACAAGCTAACGCAGTTCTGGATCAGCAAACTAAGATCCTTGAAGTTGCGGGCATTGAACTTGCGGGTAATATCCCAGCACTGTACGCAGAGAACATCGAACCTCGTCTAGTCGATTTCGCTACTGGCGATTTCGTGGACGGCGACGCTGCTGCATACGACCAACGTAAAGCGGCAAAAGATCCTGCTCAGTCAATCAAGCTTTCAGCTGAAGATGACATCGCAAAGATCATTCGTCGTGCTAACACGGGTACTGTATACCTAGTGAAAGATGGCGCTGAAACTTCTAAAGTTATCATCCCTGTTCACGGTAACGGTCTATGGTCAATGATGTACGCATTCGTTGCGGTAGAAACTGATGGCAACACAGTTTCTGGTATCACTTACTACGAGCAAGGTGAAACTCCTGGACTTGGTGGTGAAGTTGAGAACCCAACTTGGCGCGCTCAATTCGTTGGTAAGAAATTATTCGACGAAAACCACAAACCTGCTATCCAGGTTGTTAAAGGTGGCGCTCCTCAAGGTTCTGAGCACGGTGTAGATGGCCTTTCTGGTGCAACACTGACTAGCGTTGGTGTTCAACATACATTTGACTTCTGGTTAGGTGATATGGGCTTTGGTCCGTTCCTAGCAAAAGTTCGTGACGGAGGTCTGAACTAA
- a CDS encoding NADH:ubiquinone reductase (Na(+)-transporting) subunit B, whose amino-acid sequence MGLKKFIEDIEHHFEPGGKHETWFALYEAAATLFYTPGTVTKKSSHVRDSVDLKRIMIMVWLAVFPAMFWGMYNAGGQAIAALNHMYSGAELVSIIDGNWHYWLTEMLGASLGADAGWGSKMLLGATYFLPIYATVFIVGGFWEVLFCMVRKHEVNEGFFVTSILFALIVPPTLPLWQAALGITFGVVVAKEIFGGTGRNFLNPALAGRAFLFFAYPAQISGDVVWTAADGFSGATALSQWAQGGGSALMNVTSGEAITWMDAFIGNIPGSIGEVSTLALMIGAAMIVYMGIASWRIIAGVMIGMVAVSTLFNVIGSDTNAMFSMPWHWHLVLGGFAFGMFFMATDPVSASFTNKGKWWYGILIGAMCVMIRVVNPAYPEGMMLAILFANLFAPLFDHVVIEKNIKRRLARYGK is encoded by the coding sequence ATGGGCCTTAAAAAGTTTATTGAAGACATCGAGCATCATTTTGAACCAGGTGGTAAACACGAAACGTGGTTTGCGCTTTACGAAGCAGCAGCAACACTTTTCTACACACCAGGTACTGTTACAAAGAAAAGCTCGCATGTCCGTGATAGCGTTGATTTAAAACGTATCATGATCATGGTTTGGCTTGCGGTATTCCCAGCAATGTTCTGGGGTATGTACAACGCAGGTGGTCAGGCTATCGCAGCACTAAACCACATGTATTCAGGTGCAGAACTGGTTTCTATCATTGATGGTAACTGGCACTACTGGCTAACCGAAATGCTTGGAGCCTCCTTAGGGGCCGATGCAGGTTGGGGCAGTAAGATGCTCTTGGGTGCGACTTACTTCTTACCTATCTACGCAACGGTATTTATCGTTGGTGGTTTCTGGGAAGTATTGTTCTGTATGGTGCGTAAGCATGAAGTCAACGAAGGTTTCTTTGTTACTTCTATCTTATTTGCGCTTATCGTTCCGCCAACGCTTCCTCTATGGCAAGCAGCACTAGGTATTACCTTTGGTGTTGTTGTAGCTAAAGAGATCTTCGGTGGTACGGGTCGTAACTTCTTGAACCCTGCTCTTGCTGGTCGTGCGTTCCTATTCTTTGCATACCCTGCACAGATTTCAGGTGACGTAGTTTGGACTGCTGCAGATGGCTTCTCTGGTGCAACTGCTCTTAGCCAATGGGCTCAAGGCGGCGGTAGTGCACTAATGAACGTAACATCAGGTGAAGCAATCACTTGGATGGACGCATTCATTGGTAACATTCCAGGTTCTATCGGTGAAGTTTCAACGCTTGCACTTATGATTGGTGCAGCAATGATTGTTTACATGGGCATTGCTTCATGGCGCATCATTGCGGGTGTAATGATCGGTATGGTTGCGGTATCAACACTATTTAACGTGATTGGTTCTGACACTAATGCAATGTTCAGCATGCCTTGGCATTGGCACCTAGTACTAGGTGGCTTCGCATTCGGTATGTTCTTCATGGCGACTGACCCAGTATCAGCTTCATTTACCAATAAAGGTAAGTGGTGGTACGGCATCCTAATCGGCGCAATGTGTGTAATGATTCGTGTAGTTAACCCTGCATACCCAGAAGGCATGATGCTTGCGATTCTATTCGCAAACCTATTTGCTCCTCTGTTTGACCACGTTGTAATCGAGAAGAACATTAAGCGGAGACTAGCGCGCTATGGCAAGTAA
- a CDS encoding Na(+)-translocating NADH-quinone reductase subunit A, with the protein MITIKKGLDLPIAGTPSQVINDGKSITKVALLGEEYVGMRPTMHARVGDEVKKGQVLFADKKNPGVVFTSPASGKVIEVNRGAKRVLQSVVIEVAGNEQITFNSYEANQLASLDRETVKTQLVESGAWTALRTRPFSKVPAVDSETQAIFVTAMDTNPLAAEPELIINEQSDAFVAGLDLLSTLTNGKVYVCKKGTSLPRSAQSNVEEHVFDGPHPAGLAGTHMHYLYPVNAQNVAWSINYQDVIAFGKLFLTGEIYSERVVSLAGPVVNNPRLVRTQIGASLEELTDSELMPGEVRLISGSVLSGVHASGPHAYLGRYHQQVSVLREGRDKELFGWAMPGKNKFSVTRSFLGHVFKGQLFNMTTTTNGSDRSMVPIGNYEKVMPLDMEPTLLLRDLCAGDVDSAQALGALELDEEDLALCTFVCPGKYEYGQLLRECLDTIVKEG; encoded by the coding sequence ATGATTACAATAAAGAAGGGTTTGGATCTTCCTATCGCAGGAACTCCATCCCAGGTGATTAATGATGGTAAGTCCATCACTAAAGTCGCCTTGCTTGGCGAAGAGTACGTTGGTATGCGTCCTACGATGCATGCTCGCGTTGGTGATGAAGTGAAGAAAGGCCAAGTTCTTTTTGCAGATAAAAAGAACCCAGGTGTTGTATTTACTTCTCCAGCAAGCGGTAAAGTTATTGAAGTGAACCGTGGTGCTAAGCGTGTTCTTCAATCAGTAGTGATTGAAGTAGCAGGTAATGAGCAGATCACGTTCAATAGCTATGAAGCTAACCAACTAGCAAGTCTTGACCGTGAAACGGTTAAAACTCAGTTAGTTGAGTCTGGCGCATGGACCGCTTTGCGAACTCGTCCGTTCAGCAAGGTTCCAGCAGTTGATTCTGAAACTCAGGCTATTTTCGTTACTGCTATGGATACTAATCCGTTAGCAGCTGAGCCAGAATTAATCATTAACGAGCAGTCTGATGCTTTCGTTGCTGGTTTAGATCTTCTTTCAACTCTGACTAACGGTAAAGTGTACGTTTGTAAAAAAGGTACTAGCTTACCTCGTTCAGCTCAGTCTAACGTTGAAGAACATGTTTTTGATGGCCCACACCCTGCAGGTCTTGCAGGCACGCATATGCATTACCTATATCCGGTAAATGCACAAAATGTAGCGTGGAGCATTAACTACCAAGATGTTATCGCATTCGGTAAGCTTTTCCTTACTGGTGAGATTTACTCTGAGCGTGTTGTTTCTCTGGCTGGTCCAGTGGTTAACAACCCTCGTCTAGTTCGTACTCAAATTGGTGCTAGCCTTGAAGAGTTGACGGACAGCGAGTTGATGCCAGGTGAAGTTCGCCTGATCTCTGGTTCAGTGCTATCTGGTGTTCACGCTTCAGGTCCACATGCTTACCTTGGCCGTTACCATCAACAAGTTTCGGTTCTTCGTGAAGGTCGTGATAAAGAGCTATTCGGCTGGGCTATGCCTGGTAAGAACAAGTTCTCTGTTACTCGTTCATTCCTTGGTCACGTGTTTAAAGGTCAGTTGTTCAACATGACAACGACAACAAACGGTAGTGATCGCTCTATGGTTCCAATTGGTAACTACGAGAAAGTAATGCCATTAGATATGGAGCCTACTTTGCTGCTTCGCGATCTATGTGCTGGCGACGTTGATAGTGCACAAGCACTTGGTGCGCTAGAGCTAGATGAAGAAGATTTAGCACTGTGTACCTTTGTATGTCCTGGTAAGTACGAGTACGGTCAGTTACTTCGTGAATGCCTAGATACAATTGTGAAGGAAGGGTAA
- the bolA gene encoding transcriptional regulator BolA, which produces MIQEVIETKLHNEFSPSHLNVVNESYMHNVPAGSESHFKVIVVSDAFEGLRLIGRHRAVNKALSEELANNIHALSIHTYTKDEWMKQLDNVPDSPMCMGGGK; this is translated from the coding sequence ATGATCCAAGAAGTTATCGAAACAAAATTGCACAATGAGTTTTCACCAAGTCATTTAAACGTGGTCAATGAGAGCTATATGCACAATGTTCCGGCTGGTTCTGAGAGTCATTTTAAAGTGATTGTTGTCAGCGATGCGTTTGAAGGTTTGCGTCTTATTGGTCGTCATCGTGCGGTAAATAAAGCACTTTCAGAAGAGCTAGCGAATAATATTCACGCACTATCTATTCACACTTATACAAAAGATGAATGGATGAAGCAACTCGATAACGTGCCAGACAGCCCTATGTGTATGGGCGGTGGTAAGTAA